One genomic segment of uncultured Ilyobacter sp. includes these proteins:
- a CDS encoding DUF1576 domain-containing protein: protein MRRIKKELQITYNQKIGILAVFPTICLLLVFIFGREELLEGYSRILRHSGVLITDYIYVGGFYSTLFNVIIVAFINLAIIYYFKIPINGLIFAAYFVAIGFAFFGKTAINILPIYIGGLLYCRYEKISYRNIFGVMMFSAGLAPLVSFLIFNLNLSSYGGIFFGVLAGIIVGFIMTPLSSHMLKFHDGYNLYNIGFTAGILGNLFASVIRGNGLEIEKHYLLSQDYDFELKLLLTIVFCIYVFIGYYINLNSFQGYDMLMSTGGRLITDHILTEGFGISLLNSGILGLLSIAFTSAIGATLNGALVAGIFTVFAFGAFGKHPVNCIPIVLGVLLASYIKVWEFDSFNVALSALFGTTLAPISGVHGPFVGILSGFLHLFVVNNIGVIHGGMNLYNNGFSGGMVAGILVPLIHKFNLGEKFNDRKD, encoded by the coding sequence ATGAGAAGGATAAAAAAAGAGTTACAAATCACATATAATCAAAAGATAGGGATATTGGCAGTATTTCCTACAATTTGTTTGCTATTAGTATTTATATTTGGAAGAGAAGAGCTTTTAGAGGGATATAGTAGGATATTAAGGCATTCTGGAGTCTTGATAACAGATTATATCTATGTTGGAGGTTTCTATTCTACTTTATTTAATGTGATTATAGTAGCCTTTATAAATTTAGCTATAATATACTATTTCAAAATCCCTATTAATGGTTTGATATTTGCAGCTTATTTTGTAGCTATAGGATTTGCTTTCTTTGGAAAAACAGCAATTAATATACTGCCTATATACATAGGTGGTCTGCTATACTGTAGATATGAAAAGATAAGTTACAGAAATATATTTGGGGTAATGATGTTTAGTGCAGGATTGGCTCCGCTTGTAAGTTTTTTAATTTTTAATTTAAACTTAAGCAGCTATGGCGGCATTTTTTTTGGAGTGCTAGCCGGTATAATAGTTGGTTTTATCATGACTCCTTTATCGTCTCATATGCTAAAGTTTCATGATGGATATAATCTTTATAATATAGGTTTTACAGCTGGAATCTTAGGAAATCTATTTGCTTCTGTAATTAGAGGAAATGGGCTAGAGATAGAGAAACACTATCTTTTATCACAAGATTATGATTTTGAATTAAAGCTTCTGTTAACAATAGTCTTTTGCATATATGTATTTATAGGTTATTATATCAACCTTAATTCATTTCAAGGCTATGATATGCTTATGTCTACAGGTGGACGGCTTATTACAGATCATATTTTAACTGAAGGTTTTGGTATTAGCCTTTTAAATTCAGGAATTTTAGGTTTATTATCTATAGCTTTTACCTCTGCAATAGGAGCTACACTTAATGGTGCGCTGGTAGCAGGAATATTTACTGTATTTGCTTTTGGGGCTTTTGGGAAACATCCGGTAAATTGCATCCCTATTGTTTTGGGAGTTTTATTAGCTAGCTATATAAAAGTGTGGGAGTTTGATAGCTTTAATGTAGCTTTATCAGCTTTGTTTGGGACAACTTTAGCACCTATCTCTGGTGTTCATGGACCTTTTGTAGGTATATTATCAGGATTTCTGCACTTATTTGTGGTAAATAATATAGGTGTAATTCACGGTGGAATGAATCTATATAATAATGGGTTTTCTGGTGGTATGGTAGCAGGGATACTTGTACCTCTAATACATAAATTTAATTTAGGAGAGAAGTTTAATGATAGAAAAGATTAA